A region from the Sutcliffiella horikoshii genome encodes:
- a CDS encoding AMP-binding protein, with protein MEVWTMAELVHKTIGNLLDETVSRYPDKEAVVYVETGLRYSYKEFQQICNQVAKGLMNLGIKKGDHIAVWASNKPEWLITQYASAKIGAVLVTVNTSYQSKELEYLLRQSESTTLLLMDNFKGVSYLDMLQELCPELENCAPGELASNRLPKLKNIIFMGSERHPGMFTWDDLLNKASTITDEELMTLQNSTSYEDVINMQYTSGTTGFPKGVMLTHSNIINNAINVAECQKLTVEDRICIPVPFFHCFGCVMGTLAAVATGATMVPLVMFDPLLVLKAVEQEKCTALYGVPTMFIAELNHPDFEEYDLSSLRTGIMAGSPCPTEIMKRVVHDMGAKEITIAYGQTEASPVITQTRPYDSIERRVSTVGSALDNVEVKIIDPATGETVPTGIQGELCTRGYLVMKGYYNMEDQTKDTIDKDGWLHTGDLATIDEDGYVVITGRLKDMIIRGGENIYPREIEEFLYSHPKIFDVQIVGVPDEKFGEQVAAFIKVKPGESLDSQEVKDYCTGKISKYKIPYYVEIVDEYPMTASGKIQKFKLREHAVNTLVKI; from the coding sequence ATGGAGGTTTGGACGATGGCAGAGTTAGTACATAAAACAATAGGTAATCTATTGGATGAAACCGTATCACGTTACCCTGATAAAGAAGCTGTAGTGTATGTGGAGACAGGATTGCGTTATAGTTATAAAGAATTTCAGCAAATCTGTAATCAAGTGGCGAAAGGCTTAATGAATCTAGGAATTAAAAAAGGAGATCATATTGCGGTTTGGGCATCCAATAAACCTGAGTGGTTAATTACCCAATATGCAAGTGCAAAAATTGGTGCCGTTTTAGTTACAGTAAATACTAGCTATCAATCGAAGGAACTCGAATATCTCTTACGTCAATCAGAATCCACCACCCTTCTTCTTATGGACAATTTTAAAGGGGTAAGCTACTTGGATATGCTTCAAGAGCTATGTCCAGAGCTTGAAAACTGTGCACCTGGAGAACTTGCTTCTAATAGATTACCTAAGTTAAAGAACATTATTTTTATGGGCAGCGAAAGACACCCGGGTATGTTCACATGGGATGACCTTTTGAATAAAGCATCAACTATTACAGACGAAGAGTTAATGACCCTACAAAACAGTACAAGCTATGAGGATGTCATCAACATGCAATATACATCTGGTACTACAGGCTTCCCAAAAGGAGTCATGCTTACCCACTCCAACATTATCAACAATGCCATTAATGTGGCGGAATGCCAGAAGCTTACCGTAGAAGATAGAATATGCATTCCGGTTCCTTTTTTCCATTGTTTTGGTTGTGTGATGGGCACCCTTGCTGCTGTAGCTACAGGAGCAACGATGGTCCCACTTGTAATGTTTGATCCACTATTAGTTCTAAAAGCGGTGGAACAAGAAAAATGTACGGCGCTTTACGGAGTTCCAACCATGTTCATCGCCGAACTAAACCATCCGGATTTTGAAGAATATGATTTATCCAGTTTACGTACCGGTATTATGGCAGGGTCACCTTGTCCTACGGAGATTATGAAAAGAGTTGTTCATGATATGGGAGCTAAGGAAATTACTATCGCTTATGGGCAAACAGAAGCCTCCCCTGTTATTACACAAACACGACCATACGACAGCATTGAAAGAAGAGTTTCAACTGTTGGAAGCGCTTTAGATAATGTAGAAGTGAAAATTATTGATCCTGCAACAGGTGAAACTGTGCCAACTGGCATTCAAGGTGAACTTTGTACGCGGGGCTACCTTGTCATGAAAGGCTATTACAATATGGAAGATCAGACAAAAGATACGATTGATAAAGATGGATGGCTTCATACAGGAGATCTTGCCACAATCGATGAGGATGGATATGTGGTCATAACAGGCAGGTTGAAAGATATGATCATCCGTGGCGGAGAGAATATTTATCCACGAGAGATAGAGGAGTTTTTATATTCCCATCCGAAAATATTTGATGTTCAAATCGTAGGAGTTCCTGATGAAAAGTTCGGCGAGCAAGTTGCAGCATTTATTAAAGTCAAACCAGGCGAAAGCTTAGACAGTCAAGAAGTCAAAGACTACTGCACTGGAAAAATATCTAAATATAAAATACCTTACTATGTAGAGATAGTAGACGAGTATCCAATGACAGCATCTGGAAAGATACAAAAATTCAAACTCAGAGAACATGCCGTAAATACACTGGTGAAAATATAA
- a CDS encoding MFS transporter → MQAQKIRQDTATNETSTVYPILFIIGLVHLLNDSLQSVVPALFPVLQNSMGLTFTQLGLIAFALNATSSLIQPIVGIITDKRPSPYALPIGLTFSLFGIIGLALAPSFWVIIISVLFIGLGSAAFHPEGSRVAYMAAGNRRGLAQSIYQVGGNSGQALAPLMAAYILLPLGQKGVLWFTIVAAAAVLLLLYIAAWYKQQVANTNRPLKQKKKTIKVKSTDKSIRNKRIIIFSICLLIFLVFARSWFHAGITNFYAFYAIENYGIPIADSQIYIFVFLGAGAVGTFFGGPLADRFGKRLVISLSMLGSAPLALLLPFVGPTLAYILVAIIGFIILSSFSVTVVYAQELVPGRIGLVSGLIVGLAFGMGAVGSVALGVLADWVGLTNTIIFTVCLPFIGLLTFFLPSDQKVREMHN, encoded by the coding sequence ATGCAGGCACAAAAAATTAGACAAGATACCGCAACCAATGAAACCTCAACCGTTTACCCAATACTTTTTATTATCGGCCTTGTTCACCTGCTGAATGACTCTTTACAATCAGTGGTTCCGGCCTTATTCCCCGTGTTGCAAAATTCCATGGGGCTCACATTTACACAACTTGGACTAATTGCATTTGCATTAAATGCGACATCTTCGCTTATTCAACCAATTGTGGGGATTATTACAGATAAAAGACCTTCACCTTATGCCCTGCCAATCGGACTTACCTTTTCTTTATTCGGAATTATTGGTTTGGCCTTGGCACCAAGCTTTTGGGTGATTATTATTTCTGTGTTGTTTATTGGACTAGGTTCTGCTGCATTCCATCCTGAAGGTTCCCGTGTTGCATATATGGCGGCAGGAAACCGCAGGGGGCTGGCACAGTCTATTTACCAGGTAGGGGGCAACTCTGGGCAGGCCTTGGCTCCTTTGATGGCAGCTTATATCCTGTTACCACTCGGACAAAAAGGCGTGTTATGGTTTACAATTGTCGCTGCCGCAGCTGTCCTATTACTTTTATACATCGCTGCTTGGTACAAACAGCAAGTAGCAAATACAAACAGACCATTAAAACAAAAGAAGAAAACGATCAAAGTTAAATCAACGGATAAATCTATTAGAAATAAACGGATCATCATCTTTTCGATTTGTTTGCTAATTTTTCTGGTATTTGCTCGTTCATGGTTCCATGCAGGAATCACCAACTTCTATGCTTTTTACGCCATTGAGAACTATGGAATACCTATCGCAGATTCACAAATATATATTTTCGTGTTTTTAGGTGCTGGTGCAGTGGGCACATTTTTTGGAGGACCATTGGCAGATCGTTTCGGAAAGAGGCTTGTAATTTCTCTTTCTATGCTGGGGTCTGCTCCACTTGCATTGTTGCTGCCTTTTGTAGGTCCCACACTTGCCTATATACTTGTTGCCATTATCGGATTCATCATCCTTTCTAGCTTTTCGGTAACGGTCGTGTACGCTCAAGAGCTGGTGCCTGGTCGAATCGGCTTGGTTTCCGGTCTGATTGTAGGACTGGCGTTTGGAATGGGGGCCGTGGGATCCGTTGCGCTTGGAGTTCTGGCAGATTGGGTCGGGTTAACAAACACCATCATATTTACTGTGTGTCTACCTTTTATAGGATTGTTGACGTTCTTCCTTCCTAGTGATCAGAAAGTTAGAGAAATGCATAACTAA
- a CDS encoding spore coat protein, translating to MSKDWLFGGRSCGYDHGCGNNGEWNALAAGSRHPLDNDGVAQEADQVNKMIQKSYEQIVIKDSCDIEVTTTDTKIAVSLQAAIQAAIALVISVSIADSNKAEQVIQELLQSSKSVQVNHQQTYIQNSRGVRVTTTDTDLVLNIQLLLQLLIALVVAVDIL from the coding sequence ATGAGTAAAGATTGGTTATTCGGTGGAAGAAGCTGTGGCTATGATCACGGCTGTGGAAATAATGGTGAATGGAATGCTTTAGCAGCAGGAAGCAGACATCCACTTGACAATGATGGTGTAGCTCAAGAAGCTGACCAAGTAAACAAAATGATTCAAAAATCTTATGAGCAAATTGTTATTAAGGATTCTTGCGATATTGAAGTAACAACTACTGACACAAAAATTGCCGTATCACTACAAGCAGCAATCCAAGCAGCTATCGCTCTAGTTATCAGCGTAAGTATCGCAGACAGTAACAAAGCAGAGCAAGTAATCCAAGAATTGCTTCAAAGCTCCAAATCTGTACAAGTAAATCACCAACAAACGTATATTCAAAACTCTCGTGGTGTAAGAGTAACAACTACTGACACTGACCTAGTACTAAACATTCAGCTACTTCTTCAATTATTGATTGCACTTGTTGTAGCTGTAGACATCTTATAA
- the ltaE gene encoding low-specificity L-threonine aldolase — protein MIDVRSDTVTKPTKEMRKASYEAEVGDDVYGEDPTVTLLEEKAAEILGKEAALFVTSGTQGNQIAVLTHCRPGNEILLEEESHIFYYESGAVAALAGVQTRTIPGVNGIMNPQDIESAIRGEDQHFPETGLICIENTHNRAGGAVVPVSNMAEIYEVAQRYSIPVHVDGARLFNAAASSGTPIQEFTKHCDTVQICLSKGLGAPVGSIIAGSNDFIKRARKWRKRLGGGLRQVGIIAAPGLIALTQMTERLSEDHDNATFLADGIRGISPLKIVNSVDTNIVVLDVSGLGIKAEQFVQALKEKGVLAVTFGPTLVRLTTHFDVGRGDMERIISVIDEIVKTRK, from the coding sequence ATGATTGATGTAAGAAGTGATACAGTTACAAAACCGACAAAGGAAATGAGAAAGGCCTCCTATGAAGCAGAGGTGGGAGATGATGTATACGGAGAAGACCCGACAGTTACGCTGTTAGAAGAAAAAGCGGCAGAAATTCTGGGAAAAGAAGCGGCACTGTTTGTTACTAGCGGAACACAAGGTAATCAAATTGCGGTGTTGACGCATTGCCGACCAGGAAATGAGATATTACTAGAGGAAGAGTCACATATTTTTTATTACGAATCTGGTGCTGTTGCCGCTTTGGCAGGGGTCCAAACAAGAACCATACCAGGCGTAAATGGGATAATGAATCCACAAGATATAGAATCTGCTATACGTGGGGAAGATCAACACTTTCCTGAAACCGGTCTGATTTGTATAGAAAACACACATAATCGTGCTGGCGGGGCAGTGGTGCCTGTATCAAACATGGCAGAAATCTATGAAGTGGCACAGAGATATTCTATCCCTGTTCACGTGGACGGTGCTCGACTTTTTAATGCCGCAGCAAGTTCGGGCACACCTATACAAGAATTCACAAAACATTGCGATACTGTTCAAATATGTCTTTCTAAAGGGTTAGGTGCACCAGTTGGTTCGATTATTGCCGGCTCTAACGATTTCATTAAACGAGCTCGAAAATGGAGAAAGCGACTTGGTGGAGGATTGAGGCAAGTTGGAATTATTGCGGCACCTGGCTTAATTGCTTTAACACAGATGACAGAAAGACTTTCAGAAGATCATGATAATGCCACCTTTCTTGCTGATGGAATAAGGGGAATCAGCCCGTTAAAAATAGTGAATTCGGTTGATACGAATATTGTGGTGCTGGATGTATCAGGTTTAGGTATTAAGGCAGAGCAGTTTGTACAAGCATTAAAAGAGAAGGGTGTTTTGGCTGTTACCTTTGGACCTACACTTGTTCGACTCACGACTCATTTTGATGTGGGCAGAGGGGACATGGAGAGAATTATTAGTGTGATAGATGAGATAGTGAAAACTAGAAAATAA
- a CDS encoding coiled-coil domain-containing protein: MTEKNNNLLPTPKLYHQTKSITSNQQEYRKNYLTDILKQQEETNLTVSRTVNKINENLQHSMSTQDKNHQLLLDKLYSQEKSQQDLSEMIATQDFNVRQVSDKVLVHEKYHEDLTLKLNDQDKNYAQLLELLKVQSLLSEELQENIASHEESSKKVEQRLDKLEVSLEEEKLLSQATIDQLAYQENLTRGIHTKLEKYEELYEDIQSKLHDQEHFYQEINNKLQVQEMFHKSVMERMDSQDIATQKIADQLNSLRQTLVDKLETAISSIDSKYKQTLHYLSGSMIGLKERIIQKAPVENENNEVKKVEVTQE, encoded by the coding sequence ATGACAGAAAAAAATAACAACCTGCTTCCCACCCCTAAATTATACCATCAGACGAAATCAATCACGTCCAACCAGCAGGAATATCGAAAGAACTATTTAACAGATATATTAAAGCAACAGGAAGAAACGAATTTGACTGTTTCTAGAACAGTTAACAAGATTAATGAAAATTTACAACATAGTATGTCTACCCAGGATAAGAATCATCAACTTTTACTGGATAAATTATACTCCCAGGAAAAATCTCAACAAGATTTATCGGAAATGATAGCCACTCAAGACTTTAATGTACGGCAAGTATCTGACAAAGTACTTGTGCACGAAAAATATCATGAGGATCTTACACTAAAACTAAATGATCAGGATAAAAATTATGCGCAACTCCTAGAACTATTAAAAGTTCAGTCATTGTTAAGTGAAGAACTTCAAGAGAATATCGCATCACATGAAGAAAGCAGTAAGAAGGTAGAGCAAAGACTGGATAAATTGGAAGTTTCACTGGAAGAAGAAAAGCTATTGAGTCAGGCTACGATAGATCAGTTGGCATATCAAGAGAATCTGACCCGAGGCATCCACACCAAGTTAGAAAAATATGAGGAATTGTATGAAGACATTCAATCAAAATTACATGATCAGGAACATTTTTACCAAGAGATAAATAATAAATTACAGGTTCAAGAAATGTTTCACAAGTCGGTAATGGAGCGAATGGACAGTCAAGATATTGCCACCCAGAAAATTGCCGATCAGCTTAACTCCTTGAGACAAACACTAGTGGATAAATTGGAGACAGCTATTTCTTCCATTGATAGTAAATATAAGCAAACACTCCACTATTTGAGTGGAAGTATGATCGGGTTAAAAGAAAGAATTATTCAAAAGGCTCCGGTTGAAAATGAAAACAATGAAGTGAAAAAAGTAGAAGTGACACAAGAGTAG
- a CDS encoding Gfo/Idh/MocA family protein: MIRFGVIGTNWITESFINAALESEDFRLTAVYSRKEETAKEFGNKFNVSTTYTDLNDFTKSKEFDAVYIASPNSLHAKQAIACMDQGKHVICEKPIASNTRELSEMIAAAKRNNVVLMEAMKSTLLPNFLAVKENLHKIGKIRRYVASYCQYSSRYDKYKEGTVLNAFKPEFSNGSLMDIGIYTIYPMVALFGKPKALHAMAHMLESGVDGQGSILFQYDGMDASVAYSKIANSYLPSEIQGEEGTIILDTIHTPEKVLIRFKDGTEEDITVPQKSKSMFYEAEEFIRLIKSGEKESSINSLSASLQTMELIEEARSQIGLVYPADKR, encoded by the coding sequence TTGATACGTTTTGGTGTCATCGGAACCAACTGGATAACAGAATCATTTATTAATGCAGCTCTAGAGTCAGAAGATTTTCGCTTAACTGCTGTCTATTCCCGAAAAGAAGAAACAGCAAAGGAATTCGGGAATAAATTTAATGTATCTACCACATATACTGATTTGAATGATTTTACAAAAAGCAAGGAATTTGATGCAGTTTATATAGCCAGCCCTAACTCTTTACATGCAAAGCAAGCAATCGCATGCATGGATCAAGGTAAACATGTAATCTGCGAAAAACCGATAGCATCCAATACAAGAGAATTATCTGAAATGATAGCTGCGGCAAAAAGAAATAACGTCGTTCTGATGGAGGCAATGAAAAGCACTCTCCTTCCTAACTTCTTGGCAGTTAAAGAAAACCTGCATAAAATAGGGAAAATCAGGCGTTATGTTGCTAGTTATTGTCAGTACTCCTCCCGCTATGATAAGTACAAAGAAGGAACAGTACTTAATGCCTTTAAACCTGAGTTTTCCAATGGTTCCTTAATGGACATAGGGATATATACAATTTACCCAATGGTGGCATTGTTTGGGAAACCGAAAGCTTTGCATGCCATGGCCCATATGTTGGAATCAGGAGTGGATGGACAAGGGAGCATCTTGTTCCAGTATGATGGAATGGATGCCTCTGTCGCCTACTCCAAGATAGCGAACTCCTACCTTCCTTCCGAAATACAAGGAGAAGAAGGAACGATCATTTTAGATACCATCCATACGCCGGAGAAGGTTCTAATTAGGTTTAAAGACGGGACAGAGGAAGATATAACGGTCCCTCAAAAGAGTAAATCAATGTTTTATGAGGCTGAAGAATTTATTCGACTTATTAAATCTGGTGAGAAGGAATCTTCTATTAATTCTCTTAGTGCTTCCCTGCAAACCATGGAGCTAATAGAAGAAGCCCGCTCACAAATAGGTCTTGTCTACCCGGCGGACAAAAGATAA
- a CDS encoding nuclease-related domain-containing protein, which produces MIYKARTIPRELEVYQLLNSRKNLLENERKHLYALQKGYEGELLFDTLTYSVMKAECLILNDLLLPHNKNTFQIDSLIIVPETIYIIEVKNFEGDYFYEQDRLYTRVPPHSEVTNPLIQLNRSESLFRQLLQQLGNNMTIQSYLVFVNPEFTLYQAPINKQIVYPGQINRFLKSILPISSRLDNNHYVLADKLKSLHNPKAPFYFPPSYQYDELRKGIPCSYCDSLEFTTKGPYCYCLVCSKKETMEKRILRIVHHFTMLFPEIKITTNAIFDWGSGKISKRVIRRVLQKHLNTKGVHQWSYYEF; this is translated from the coding sequence ATGATATATAAAGCTCGAACTATACCTCGCGAGTTAGAAGTTTATCAATTACTTAATTCTCGCAAAAATCTACTCGAAAATGAGAGGAAGCACCTTTATGCCCTTCAAAAAGGTTACGAAGGAGAATTGCTATTTGATACCTTGACTTATTCAGTTATGAAAGCCGAATGTCTCATTCTCAACGACTTACTTCTTCCCCATAACAAAAACACTTTTCAAATTGACTCACTGATCATTGTCCCAGAGACCATTTACATAATTGAAGTGAAAAATTTCGAAGGGGATTATTTTTATGAACAAGACCGCCTATATACAAGAGTTCCTCCACATTCTGAAGTAACCAACCCGCTTATTCAACTTAATAGAAGTGAGTCCTTGTTCAGACAACTGTTACAACAGCTCGGTAATAATATGACTATTCAATCTTACCTAGTGTTTGTAAACCCCGAATTCACGCTATATCAAGCACCCATTAACAAGCAAATCGTGTACCCAGGTCAGATTAATAGATTCCTAAAAAGCATTCTCCCTATCTCTTCAAGATTAGATAATAACCACTACGTTCTTGCTGACAAACTTAAGTCCCTTCATAATCCTAAAGCTCCATTCTATTTTCCACCTTCTTATCAATATGATGAGCTACGAAAAGGTATCCCTTGCTCGTATTGTGACTCGTTAGAATTTACTACTAAGGGTCCTTACTGTTATTGTTTGGTTTGCTCGAAAAAAGAAACGATGGAAAAACGTATTCTACGAATTGTTCATCATTTTACTATGCTGTTTCCTGAGATAAAAATTACTACAAATGCGATTTTTGACTGGGGTAGTGGGAAAATTTCAAAGCGGGTGATTAGGCGAGTGCTTCAAAAGCATTTGAATACTAAAGGTGTACATCAGTGGAGTTATTATGAGTTTTGA
- the argC gene encoding N-acetyl-gamma-glutamyl-phosphate reductase — MKVGIIGANGYSGAELIRILKQHSEVEISFLGSHSTSGTLISEQYPHLMGITDNRLEEVNIDDLMESADIFFFATPSGVAKNMIHRFVEEGIPCIDLSGDHRLKDSNLYDKWYKYSPAPDNILQNSTYGLSELFREEIKHASLIANPGCYPTATLLGLAPLLKTNLIHLNSIIIDGKSGVTGAGRKASMSTHYCEVNENVKAYKLGNHQHIPEMEQVIQSFSGMDATITFTPHLVPMSRGILCTIYCDMKQTISTKEAIGLYNEFYQKEYFVRVRQENHLPATKEVYSSNFCDLGITVDERTNRIMIVSVIDNVMKGASGQAVQNMNIMNGWDEQTGLNITPVYP, encoded by the coding sequence TTGAAGGTTGGAATTATCGGAGCGAACGGGTATAGCGGTGCAGAACTTATAAGAATCTTAAAGCAGCATTCGGAAGTAGAAATAAGCTTTCTTGGCTCCCACTCAACAAGCGGAACACTGATTTCTGAACAATATCCCCATTTAATGGGGATTACAGATAATAGATTAGAAGAAGTGAATATAGATGATTTGATGGAAAGTGCTGACATATTCTTTTTTGCTACCCCGTCCGGAGTCGCTAAAAACATGATTCATAGGTTTGTAGAAGAAGGGATTCCATGTATTGACCTTTCTGGCGATCATCGCTTGAAAGATTCTAATTTATACGACAAATGGTATAAATATTCACCAGCCCCTGATAACATATTACAAAACTCTACATATGGGCTGTCGGAACTTTTCAGGGAAGAAATTAAACATGCATCTTTAATAGCAAACCCTGGTTGTTATCCCACTGCTACATTGCTTGGTCTTGCACCACTATTGAAGACCAATTTGATCCATCTAAACAGCATCATTATCGATGGAAAATCTGGTGTAACAGGTGCAGGTAGAAAAGCTAGCATGTCCACTCATTACTGTGAAGTGAATGAAAATGTCAAAGCTTATAAACTAGGAAACCATCAACATATCCCGGAAATGGAACAAGTAATCCAATCATTTTCCGGCATGGATGCCACTATCACATTTACTCCGCATCTAGTCCCAATGTCTAGAGGGATCTTGTGCACGATTTATTGTGATATGAAGCAAACAATAAGTACAAAAGAAGCAATAGGACTCTACAATGAGTTCTATCAAAAAGAGTACTTTGTTCGAGTCAGACAGGAGAATCACTTGCCAGCCACCAAAGAGGTATATAGTTCCAACTTTTGTGATCTCGGTATAACAGTTGACGAACGAACCAACAGAATAATGATCGTTTCTGTTATCGACAATGTAATGAAAGGCGCATCAGGCCAGGCAGTACAAAATATGAACATAATGAACGGGTGGGACGAACAAACTGGACTAAATATAACACCTGTCTATCCATAA
- the argJ gene encoding bifunctional ornithine acetyltransferase/N-acetylglutamate synthase — protein sequence MKVEVLAKKETWVAVQDGNICTPKGFSAGGLHCGIKRKRKDLGWIYSETPATAAAVYTTNLFQAPPLKVSKESINTNGTLQGVIVNSGNANSCTGHEGLKNAYKMREVFAEKACLNKEDVAVISTGVIGEQLPISKIITGVESISALKTSDAALSFEEAILTTDTFTKHVCLQLKSGDKVYTIAGAAKGSGMVHPNMATMLGFVTTDINIDHELLQQALSEVTKETFNMITVDGDTSTNDMVLVLANGMAGNKQWKENDDEYTLFKQGLHTVCKSLSQQIARDGEGATKLIEVHVNRAETVEDAQVIAKTIVGSSLVKTAVFGQDPNWGRIVSAVGYSGITLDTEKIKVMIGPILIVEDGMPVSFCEEEAKSYLENEKIEIMVDLVAGSENATAWGCDLSYDYVRINASYRT from the coding sequence ATGAAAGTGGAAGTTTTAGCGAAAAAAGAGACATGGGTTGCTGTACAAGATGGAAATATCTGTACCCCTAAAGGCTTTTCCGCCGGTGGACTGCATTGTGGAATTAAACGAAAACGAAAAGATCTAGGATGGATCTACAGTGAAACACCTGCAACGGCAGCAGCAGTTTACACAACCAATTTATTTCAAGCACCGCCACTTAAAGTTTCCAAAGAGAGCATAAATACTAACGGAACCCTCCAAGGTGTCATCGTGAACTCAGGTAATGCTAACTCATGTACAGGACACGAGGGCTTAAAAAACGCTTATAAAATGAGGGAAGTGTTTGCAGAAAAAGCCTGCTTAAACAAAGAGGATGTCGCAGTCATCTCCACAGGAGTCATAGGAGAGCAACTGCCAATAAGCAAAATAATAACAGGGGTGGAATCGATATCAGCACTAAAAACATCTGACGCAGCCCTGTCTTTTGAAGAAGCGATTCTTACTACCGACACGTTTACAAAGCATGTTTGTCTGCAGTTGAAATCAGGAGATAAGGTGTACACGATAGCTGGAGCTGCAAAGGGATCTGGGATGGTTCATCCGAATATGGCAACCATGCTTGGTTTTGTCACCACCGACATTAATATCGATCATGAATTATTACAACAAGCTTTAAGCGAAGTAACGAAAGAAACCTTTAATATGATTACCGTTGATGGAGACACAAGTACCAATGACATGGTTCTCGTCCTGGCAAATGGGATGGCAGGAAATAAACAATGGAAAGAAAATGACGATGAATATACTCTTTTCAAGCAAGGGCTCCATACAGTTTGCAAATCGCTTTCTCAACAGATAGCAAGAGACGGGGAAGGGGCTACTAAACTAATTGAAGTGCACGTTAACCGTGCTGAAACTGTAGAAGATGCACAAGTAATTGCTAAAACCATTGTCGGCTCAAGCTTGGTGAAGACGGCAGTTTTTGGTCAAGACCCAAACTGGGGAAGAATTGTTTCAGCTGTTGGATATAGCGGAATCACCCTCGACACAGAAAAAATCAAGGTGATGATAGGACCTATCTTAATTGTTGAGGATGGAATGCCGGTCTCTTTCTGTGAAGAAGAAGCCAAAAGCTATTTGGAAAATGAAAAGATTGAAATTATGGTAGATCTTGTAGCTGGGAGTGAAAATGCTACCGCTTGGGGCTGTGATTTATCATACGACTATGTACGGATTAATGCATCCTATCGAACATAA
- a CDS encoding M20 family metallopeptidase has translation MKEYLQNNQTNMLELLEKLVNIDSGSTSKEGIDQIGSILSKEYRSIGFSVQVLEEEKYGNHLVIQHPLAKEPKIIIVAHMDTVFPNGTVQSRPFKVEGGRAYGPGVIDMKASQVSILYAMKALIHAHSKAYQDVVLVLNSDEEIGSPSSKSLIESKAKDKKYALIMEPARKDGSLVTARRGKGKYTINVRGRAAHSGIEPEKGRSAIEELAHKVIQLHALNDHSKGISVNVGLIEGGSSVNTVSDSAVAHVDIRITEREQAIPIERKLEKICASTDVKGTEVELVGEMNRLPMEKTARTESLLHVIEKVGKQIGVVVKDTATGGGSDASFTAAMGIATVDGMGPVGGNAHSEEEYLEIPSLTERTELLAKTIAALGE, from the coding sequence ATGAAAGAGTATTTACAAAATAACCAAACTAATATGCTAGAGTTGTTGGAGAAACTGGTCAATATTGATAGTGGATCGACCTCTAAAGAGGGAATAGATCAGATTGGATCTATTTTATCAAAGGAGTATAGGTCTATCGGATTTTCGGTACAAGTGTTAGAAGAAGAAAAGTATGGAAATCATTTAGTCATCCAGCATCCGTTAGCAAAAGAGCCAAAAATAATAATAGTGGCACATATGGATACGGTATTCCCTAATGGTACCGTACAAAGTAGACCGTTTAAAGTAGAAGGTGGGAGGGCATATGGACCTGGTGTCATTGATATGAAAGCCAGCCAAGTTTCCATACTCTATGCAATGAAAGCATTAATTCACGCCCATTCTAAAGCTTATCAGGATGTTGTTCTTGTATTGAACAGTGATGAGGAGATTGGTTCTCCGTCTTCCAAATCGCTTATAGAGAGCAAAGCAAAGGATAAAAAATATGCGCTTATCATGGAACCTGCCAGAAAAGACGGTTCACTTGTCACGGCAAGAAGAGGAAAAGGGAAATATACGATAAATGTACGCGGGCGGGCAGCACATTCCGGAATTGAGCCGGAAAAAGGAAGAAGTGCGATTGAAGAGCTCGCTCATAAAGTAATACAGCTACACGCACTCAATGATCATTCTAAGGGAATCAGTGTCAATGTAGGCTTGATTGAGGGAGGATCATCTGTTAATACTGTTTCTGATAGTGCTGTTGCCCATGTAGACATCCGAATCACAGAACGAGAACAGGCCATCCCTATTGAACGGAAATTGGAAAAAATCTGTGCATCAACAGATGTCAAAGGTACAGAGGTCGAGCTGGTTGGCGAAATGAATAGGCTTCCTATGGAAAAGACAGCACGCACAGAATCATTGTTACATGTCATTGAGAAAGTTGGCAAACAGATAGGAGTAGTGGTAAAAGACACGGCTACAGGCGGTGGATCGGATGCTTCCTTTACTGCTGCGATGGGAATTGCCACCGTAGATGGAATGGGGCCGGTTGGCGGGAATGCCCACAGCGAAGAAGAGTACTTAGAAATTCCTTCTCTAACAGAACGGACGGAACTTCTGGCAAAAACGATTGCCGCCTTGGGAGAATAA